The stretch of DNA ATGATCCTGCAATCCAAGCCTTTGCCGCGGAGCGTTTGGCGGGCTGTGGCCGGAAAGATGCATCCGACGCGGCGCTTCTGCGACTCGAATCGTCCGTTGGAAAAGACAGTCTAGCGTTCGCCAGAGTTCAGGCTCGAGCACAAGCCGGCGCCGGTCAGCCGGCTGAGGCAGCGCGGCGGTTGCTGCAGCACGCCGAATCGCTCGAAACTGCACGCCAAACGGAGAGGGCGGAATGTCTGACGTTTGCATCCTCGCTGGCGTTACAAGGAAATGATGCCGAGCTGGCCTATCAGATGCTGCTGAAGATCCCTGATGCTCAGCGTTCCGTTAGCACGCTTGTTTCGCTTGCACAGCTGGCGTTGGGTTTGACCGCCGATTCGCCCTCTCTACAGCAAGACGGACAATCACTCACAAACAACGAATTGTCTCGGCAGTGGCAGGTCGAGCTGCGTGCCAAGGAAGGTGAATCAGGGACAAGTTGGCGTTCACTGGCCATCACCGCGTTGATTGATGAAATGCGTCGTAGCCGAAGCAAGATAGAACGAAGCGATCCACGGCTTCGCCAAGCCAGAACCTTGTTAGCGGAACTGTTGGCCTTGAGGCCTAAATGGGGTGAAGCCATCGCCCTGGATGGTTGGTTGTTGGCGATCGAAGGCAAACCGCAGCAGGCCGTGGATCAGCTTCGCCGCGGGATTGAGGCGGGGGACCGCCGCATGCAGACTCGACTGCGGTTGTGGGAACAATTGGTTCTACTTGGACGAGAAAACGAAGTCGAAAACGAAATCGAGATAGCCGCGTCGGCGACGGGAAAACCGTTGGACCAATACGGCACCGCCCGAATTCGATTGGCGCAACGTCAAGGTGAATTCGACCGCAGTGTCGAAGTGGCTCGGCAAGCTGTCAAGGAACGTCCCAGTGATTACGTCAGCCAGCTTGTGTTGGCTCGCGCCGCGGTGGTCGCGGCGGCTCAGTCCGCGCTGCCCGAATCACGCCGCGAACTGCTCGACGAAGCGAAAACGGCGATCGAAAAAGCAATGGGGATCGAGGGTGCCGATGCTGCGTCGATTGCATCGGCGAAGCTCGCGGTCGCCTTGGTAACCAAGGACGAGCAAGTCATCCGCGGTGAAATTGAGAAGATTCGCAGCAGCGACTTGGCCGAATTCGATTCGCTGCGGTTGATGAGTCAAGCCTATGTTGCGATCGGCGATTTCGAGGCGGCATTGCCGTTGGCGAAACGCGCCGACGAGATTCAGCCCTCCCGACAAACTCAATTGGTTCTGGCGGCGTTGTACAAACAATTGAAACGTAGCGACGATGAAGTTGCGGCGCTTCGGCTGGCTCAGAAGCGAGATCCCGACAACCCGCAGCTGCGAAATCAGTTGGCTCAAGCATTGGCCGCTCGCGATGGCAAGAACACCGATTGGTCGGAATTACGAGAGCTGCTTCAGGGAGCGGATCGAACCACGCTATCCAATCGTTTTTACTATGCGATTCTGCTCAGTGCCCATGGCGAAAAGACAGAACAAGACGAAGCGATCGAGATCCTGCGGGAATTGGTTCAAGAAAAAAATTCGCTTAGCGAAGATGCAACTCGCGTCCTTGCCGCGGCACTCCGTCGACAGATCGAAGACAGCAAAACGTCAAATCAACAATCGGCTCAGGCCGCGACCCCGCAGCGAACTCGCGAATTGACTCGGCTCGACAGCGAAGTACGGGCACTCTTCGATTCGCTGCTGCAAAAGAGCCCTCCCCAGTTGGTCGACGTCTACCGCTACGCTGATTTTCTGCTGGTTCTAGGGGTTGAGAAGGACTTGCCTAAAATCAAGCAATTGCTTCAGAGCCTGCGTGATCTGCAGCCTGGATCGCTGGCGACGATGGAAATCGGGGTTCGGTACGCCGATCGTTTGGGCGAACGAGACACTGCACCCGAGTTGGTCGAGCAGTGGGTCGAGGATGCGGTCGCCGATGGCACGGCCACGGCTAACCAAGCGCCACTGGTCGCAGCCAGTTCACTGATCCAATTGGGGTTCAACGACGAAGCACTGCAGTGGCTTAAGAAAGCTTATGAATTAAATCCGGACGCTTTGGCAACGTATGTTGTCACTCTGGGAAAAGCCGGACGGGTGGAAGAGGCGTTGGCCGTTTGCTGTGACCACCACACCAAGCACGAAGATGAAACGTCCGCGATCCTGTTAGCGGAATTGCTGGCCACGAAAACCCCTTCGGAAATGAATCCACAGCACCTGGAATTGGTGGATCAAGCAGTCCAAAGATTTGACCGTAGTGCGGCGCTACTGGAGAGCGTTGCGACGCTGCGGATGCAACAACAAGACTTTCCCGCCGCGATTGAGCTTTACCAAAAAACCGAACTGCTCGATCCATTGCGAGTTCGAACGCTCAATAATCTGGCCATGGTTCTTTCGCAAGTCCCCGGCCGCGCAGCCGAAGGGATCGAACCGATCCAGCGAGCGATCAACCTTGCCGGCGAGGTGCCCGAATTGCTCGATACCAAAGGTGTCGTGCTGATGAAAGCCGGTCAGCTCAAAGAAGCCGAGCGTGCGTTTCGCAATGCGATGCAAGATTCCGAGGAACCTCGCTATCGATTCCATTTGGTGATGGTGCTATTGGCACAAGGGAATCAAGACACAGCCATTCAGCAGTGGAATCAAATCGACTTAGAGAAACTAAACCCCAGCGGACTGACCGCCGAGGAACGAGAAACCCTCGCAGAGATGAAGAAATCATTTGGCACGTAGCCCGTAGGCTGGAACAAACCGACGCCCCAAACAACCGATCACGAAACCATTTTCTTACTTCCCAAAACAACCAACAACCGGAAACCCAACGAAGCGTCGGCGCCGTTCCGGCTTAAAGAGCCAAGCCGACTCCAACTCATTTATGCCGGGACATCACCGCTAACGCGGCTTGTCCCAGCCTACAACTACAATAATCACCAAACTGTCCGCCCCGTTTCTCGCGACCACGAACAAACCTTTCGAGATAAATCGTTGAACCAAACTGAATCACAATCGAAACAGGCTGGGGAACCCGCATCCAATACTGGGTCGCCACGCAATCGACGGTTGCCACTGGTGATCGTGATCGTTGCCGTCCTGGCTTCCGCAATCATGCATGGGTTGCTCGATGGGCGATGGTCGGTCGCGACTGATTTGATTCAACAAGGAAAACGACTCGAACAATTGCCCCAGCGTTGTGGCAATTGGATCCTGCTAACCGAAAGTGAATTGGACGAAAGCGCCGCCAGATTACTGCGGTGCTACGGGTCGGCGGTTCGTGTCTACCAAAACGAAATCACTCAAGCAACCGTCACCGTGGCAGTGCTGTTCGGGCCACGGGGTCCAATTGCCGTTCATACGCCTGAGATTTGCTACAGCTCCATTGGGACCGAACAACTTGGAGAACGAACCAAGGAAACGCTGAAAACAGCCAACGGCGATCAGAGCTTGTGGTCCGTTCAATTTGCTGACGAGTCTTCGACCGAGCCGACCCTCAGCGTCTGGTACGCATGGAGCGACGGTGGTCCTTGGGTCGCAACCGATAATCCTCGTTATTGGATGACCGAAAACCTGTACAAGATCCAAGTGGCCAGCCCGATCAATCCGGTGACTGACGACCAGTGTGAGGATTTCTTGAAACAACTCTTGCCCCAGCTCGACCCACTGCTGGGCCATACATAAACCGCTCAATATGACTAGCCCTTTTTATCTGAACAGTTATACTTGTCTTTCGGAACCATTGGG from Novipirellula artificiosorum encodes:
- a CDS encoding tetratricopeptide repeat protein; the encoded protein is MEKIQQRRFHWCWNRRLLFISAVIIVITVAGSVASYLYHSSQTAETYRARAAVAAADNDYALQAKWLQRYSLVRPDDEQAIFEMALAADHAADAAPIDQRYQTTEQARKLLSSSIALLKRDDAEKQNDLRRRLIKRLLSLGNAWLAEAERQVIQLGADANDADANKWMATARIGQWTSADENLRSPGKFDSGEDYWNWLAYQKPGEALIIAANQNPADVELIASLVEATEMSLDAFELKGQSQQERRRSVERRIEPFVARLADNTDSRSQWVRYRFLAGCGEPEKAKSILYQTADEAAARLARGSVSIDQTDQQQEIEYWDFVLLSEAARLATASDPELARDYYDQLTASEVPSSPRLLRENVFLLSGQLALRDGNREAALETWLRGVKEVNSSSLSLLGMIAQQRGYDAMRAGAANQSADSPFDANANAIPAPPQTIREARAALKQFSGAIESVSKSLLNASEYQLTRQARLTLGRELETARWRKLVLEGSLDLLENKTADAIVNFGDALTAPAEVQVQERLLVAQQLAALYQNQGYWDQAAIVLESATQWAPENIPLRAQAAEAWTRAGNKAQALSHWRVAGNSDSLPLQVAAITAQLNQQLQLPASQRDLSGIRALIRRARKQYDDGVENEESAQATSWSPVNPQQRAEVAALHQLKMVEILLPPPGVETQDHLRSDPMANATVELAEQYPDDPAIQAFAAERLAGCGRKDASDAALLRLESSVGKDSLAFARVQARAQAGAGQPAEAARRLLQHAESLETARQTERAECLTFASSLALQGNDAELAYQMLLKIPDAQRSVSTLVSLAQLALGLTADSPSLQQDGQSLTNNELSRQWQVELRAKEGESGTSWRSLAITALIDEMRRSRSKIERSDPRLRQARTLLAELLALRPKWGEAIALDGWLLAIEGKPQQAVDQLRRGIEAGDRRMQTRLRLWEQLVLLGRENEVENEIEIAASATGKPLDQYGTARIRLAQRQGEFDRSVEVARQAVKERPSDYVSQLVLARAAVVAAAQSALPESRRELLDEAKTAIEKAMGIEGADAASIASAKLAVALVTKDEQVIRGEIEKIRSSDLAEFDSLRLMSQAYVAIGDFEAALPLAKRADEIQPSRQTQLVLAALYKQLKRSDDEVAALRLAQKRDPDNPQLRNQLAQALAARDGKNTDWSELRELLQGADRTTLSNRFYYAILLSAHGEKTEQDEAIEILRELVQEKNSLSEDATRVLAAALRRQIEDSKTSNQQSAQAATPQRTRELTRLDSEVRALFDSLLQKSPPQLVDVYRYADFLLVLGVEKDLPKIKQLLQSLRDLQPGSLATMEIGVRYADRLGERDTAPELVEQWVEDAVADGTATANQAPLVAASSLIQLGFNDEALQWLKKAYELNPDALATYVVTLGKAGRVEEALAVCCDHHTKHEDETSAILLAELLATKTPSEMNPQHLELVDQAVQRFDRSAALLESVATLRMQQQDFPAAIELYQKTELLDPLRVRTLNNLAMVLSQVPGRAAEGIEPIQRAINLAGEVPELLDTKGVVLMKAGQLKEAERAFRNAMQDSEEPRYRFHLVMVLLAQGNQDTAIQQWNQIDLEKLNPSGLTAEERETLAEMKKSFGT
- a CDS encoding exosortase-associated EpsI family protein; its protein translation is MNQTESQSKQAGEPASNTGSPRNRRLPLVIVIVAVLASAIMHGLLDGRWSVATDLIQQGKRLEQLPQRCGNWILLTESELDESAARLLRCYGSAVRVYQNEITQATVTVAVLFGPRGPIAVHTPEICYSSIGTEQLGERTKETLKTANGDQSLWSVQFADESSTEPTLSVWYAWSDGGPWVATDNPRYWMTENLYKIQVASPINPVTDDQCEDFLKQLLPQLDPLLGHT